One Plasmodium cynomolgi strain B DNA, chromosome 12, whole genome shotgun sequence genomic region harbors:
- a CDS encoding hypothetical protein (putative), with product SIRQSRSHIIHTSGNEAYNISDKQTRNSKNGKKKEMSVNKSANVKSSAGPKNGELDVDIAREVKGSQKFRFVIEHIDFCLFCKKKKEKNEDSTDRGGLNHCGADGGKDDSEDDDGVDAKEGDVRIDPKWLSFIGKTYDLLKKKSFNPKHLKRLENAQYFEKVLWAHYNIYDRLYLLKNNEVFFCMDGPQVSTNKLYVKHLLSLIVFICYKYEEKGKYEIWDQIIYNRIDEFEKLVEIEKKNYTQKENYKIDERFNMYKEFLVQKFHSLFFNTLKLINYNFVFSEHMRNGKLRGGSTETEDIVRTCRRRVFKLNFLEKSFVIQFFINIYSSIDKKFLFKLCLDLCNPIIWSCVNYSYLNAFLFQKSKEAKVLYNNLLKVMEKKYLNGRSYNVLGVYTCSCGVVHQDDVKKEEYDEGIILFVNKNEFFYNLINYFLIVLDIFERESEEQDEVASDFSISSMSDADSKNEELDECEKYLEMFNDEEGNIPNEEKSPLSSEKLGDASALVGEGDMKEIVPSNDNTKDDMGTDASDQEGSLTDNSVADEEEGVTTKGHSAKHAKRVAAGGGEIGTINGTRVGSGEDVLHDEVVEFLESVEAYAKYISSEDERDGSYVNHSEHKKEEILRMFWKYEGKLKGKNKHRYTRKVRRTGRKHTWEDKKFRILFVEKCVEFFIDLLSQLYSRRILYILIKHFNVLIYCKISSLNRKRKFKELIKLLKYYVEMYINNFSGKPLTYLEISNEHYKNFEFFQTFCYKHFKEHTVLKNYYLKSVFLMNKKRELLENLSKLEERELLFLCEKLKYLVPGRETAKNANGIAGTANGIAETANDEEGDSKLRGSKWSRDSGGLFPSVPLFRRKKKLFYITVLIENLSFKSNIFEEIDKQCDYPNEKDLFDSVLIDTKDDMKKKRKTFLYTKPLFKLNLQYLCINDYVFRIYNLFKLQSYYDIRKNVLEYVYETNPKNKKVNENTVCRYVFEIDESSESNRNDNEMNDEGEKKRRKRKHEEELLGENQIDTQDGFSSHKSCSHAYNEYQLNSIVQDVNKIENTYFANERRMSNKIDSFKIVNVDNNSKKVTAEIVIDLKYKYYERVNNEWNMIRPCDILFLVCVKNYTNHYRNKINVINDGDLKKLLGINYVRGCEVFKYANFVENGEDEGDAEKSSLKRITVYLDYHQYQKDILNDPEIYNSFNLLVRRKQKENNFFYILNNIKTLIMNPDDVVIPFWVHDIFLGYCDGSLKYYQKSLPGRANAEGDSESGGVSGGESQSEEESGEESQSEDESGGESQSEDESAENASEEDSSDDANSDSKNKSGRPRATKLLKSSLSCNREKLNFIRNHIDDINYLNTFINILHVIKTTNVAYLCIDSSYMNVFSGGDKGDVKNLLNEYIEPLFLSYVPIKYGNKKKSLEKDVLQRNILESLYYHICVINGYATDEMGFVSNFVENIRVAHRYGDYCIFQFVFKAKEYFLILNSYLRRGKSGRGHVGPLIKGEGQKKGEEKEGEEGNEDEMDEPDGEVTTIGDRKQVQTLFDQNVERSIGYLRLKGDIYRIPNRIYDDQDYPLEGLLVHTKKRNSTNVALVKRVGTENGDDETNVVEAASGGEAKKRMYYTERQIECIKSGLYEGITIIEGVPGSGKTSILNKIINILFNNKTKEKILICTHSNSCLNYIFNLLVKENLIHQKYLCRVGMGELDIENLRAEYEEVERNLARNDIGRGNESSMVNKAGNDFFDEDDNFNFSKYGRINYMIDLRQKLLNEVNLLSESSSSQKIYHCLSATQYYENHVKKRISNFFKFIEIYRKNGNEEDFFKSCITASVDDYDVYNLFLCPKMYVEGRENVENLIWGGGKETTRCTSKEMEKLHILDEDKECFYLIHPEDQLGSLQLSVYSVLFPFKKYLNLKLHKVGIDEYLEYRGGFLEREKSAGGRVMEEVEGVEKVDEVEEVQKVEAKAEQEKGTNDELLAQSGDIPTQRSIFNGDVTGMTFKNDEDDLYVSKYYLAKLIKNFEHLNDCRAFEVLKNQRERGMYIIAKLARVIAMTCTHASINRSKIAKLQFYFDNIIIDECTQITENDTFLPLLLQENRYYKSKLKRIIFVGDSNQLPPIIKNKYIKNFANYEQSLYKRFLRLELPSIYLNEQGRMRNEICNIYKYFYSKYNIQIANLECINSDKFSKNFNPGFTYTYQFIHVESEEYAPVPYFYQNLLEAEMAVAIFMYMRLLGYANEVITILTTYNGQKELILDILKKKCLYNKLIGMPKKVTTVDKYQGKQNDYVIISLVRSRSIGYMKNIKRLIVAFSRARFGLYVVGNYNLYKKNYEFKKPLYFFRKNRLELSLQMNEQFDTAQRGDSSPTVIIKDLNHFYSIIYSLANAHLQHGCA from the coding sequence AGTATAAGGCAGAGCAGAAGCCATATTATACATACAAGCGGTAACGAAGCTTACAACATTTCTGATAAGCAAACCCGTAATTCCAAAAATGgtaagaagaaggaaatgaGTGTAAATAAGTCAGCAAACGTAAAGTCGTCGGCAGGGCCGAAGAATGGAGAGTTGGATGTGGATATCGCTCGGGAAGTAAAAGGCTCGCAAAAGTTCAGGTTCGTAATTGAACACATAgatttctgccttttttgtaaaaagaagaaagaaaaaaatgaggataGCACTGACCGGGGAGGACTTAACCACTGCGGTGCGGATGGCGGAAAGGACGACAGCGAAGACGATGATGGTGTTGATGCGAAAGAGGGAGACGTTCGAATCGATCCCAAGTGGCTAAGCTTTATAGGCAAAACGTACGAccttttgaagaagaaaagtttCAACCCAAagcatttaaaaaggttAGAAAATGCCCAATACTTTGAAAAGGTATTATGGGCACATTATAACATATATGACAGGCTGTATCTTCTAAAAAACAAcgaggtttttttttgcatggaTGGTCCCCAAGTAAGTACAAACAAATTGTACGTAAAGCACTTACTATCGCTTatcgtttttatttgctaTAAATATGAAGAGAAGGGGAAATACGAAATTTGGGATCAGATAATTTACAACAGAATAGACGAATTTGAAAAGTTGGTGGAAATCGAAAAGAAGAATTACACTCAAAAGGAAAACTACAAAATTGATGAGCGGTTTAATATGTACAAGGAATTCCttgtacaaaaatttcacagcttattttttaatacccTCAAATTGATTAATTATAACTTTGTTTTTAGTGAGCACATGCGAAATGGGAAGCtaagggggggaagtacaGAGACGGAAGATATCGTAAGGACATGTAGGAGGCGTGTATTCAAATTAAACTTTTTGGAGAAATCCTTTGTCATAcagttttttataaatatttattccaGTATAGACAAAAAATTTCTCTTCAAATTGTGCCTTGATCTGTGCAACCCCATCATTTGGAGCTGCGTAAATTACAGTTACTTAAACGCATTTCTGTTTCAGAAGAGTAAAGAAGCGAAGGTGTTGTATAATAATCTGCTAAAggttatggaaaaaaaatatttaaatgggAGGAGTTACAACGTGCTGGGTGTGTATACGTGCAGTTGTGGTGTAGTTCACCAGGACgatgtgaagaaggaagagTATGACGAGGGCATCATTCTGTttgttaacaaaaatgagtttttttacaacttgaTAAATTACTTTTTAATCGTTTTGGACATCTTTGAGAGGGAGTCCGAAGAACAGGATGAGGTAGCCAGTGATTTTTCCATCTCCTCGATGAGTGACGCAGAcagtaaaaatgaagagctaGACGAGTGCGAAAAGTATTTGGAAATGTTTAATGATGAGGAGGGTAATATTCCGAATGAGGAGAAGTCACCGTTAAGTAGTGAGAAGCTTGGAGATGCTTCCGCACTAGTAGGTGAAGGGGATATGAAAGAGATAGTCCCCTCGAATGACAACACGAAGGACGATATGGGTACTGACGCGAGCGATCAAGAGGGGAGTCTAACCGACAACTCGGTGGCCGACGAAGAAGAGGGCGTTACTACAAAGGGGCATTCAGCCAAACACGCAAAGAGGGTTGCAGCTGGTGGGGGGGAGATTGGCACCATAAATGGTACACGCGTTGGCAGTGGTGAGGACGTGCTCCACGACGAGGTGGTAGAGTTCCTCGAGTCTGTCGAAGCGTACGCAAAGTACATCTCCAGCGAGGACGAAAGGGATGGAAGTTATGTCAACCACAGcgaacataaaaaggaagaaatactACGCATGTTTTGGAAGTATGAAGGAAAgctaaaggggaaaaataaacacagaTACACACGTAAGGTTAGAAGAACTGGGCGGAAGCATACCTGGGAGGACAAAAAATTTCGCATTTTGTTTGTTGAAAAGTGCGTGGAATTTTTTATCGATCTTTTAAGTCAGCTTTACTCGAGAAGGATACTGTACATTCTCATAAAGCATTTTAATGTGTTAatttattgtaaaatttCTAGTCTTAATAGGAAAAGGAAGTTCAAAGAACTGATAAAGCTGTTAAAATATTACGTcgaaatgtatataaataatttttcggGGAAGCCATTAACTTATTTAGAAATAAGCAACGAGCATTACAAGAACTTTGAGTTTTTCCAAACCTTTTGCTACAAACATTTTAAGGAGCACACggtgttaaaaaattactaccTGAAGTCCGTTTTTTTGATGAACAAGAAGAGGGAGCTGCTGGAGAATTTGTCCAAACTGGAAGAGCGGGAGTTGCTTTTCCTGTGCGAGAAGTTGAAGTACTTGGTGCCTGGCAGGGAGACAGCCAAGAATGCTAATGGCATAGCTGGGACTGCAAATGGCATAGCTGAGACTGCTAATGATGAAGAGGGGGACAGCAAATTGCGGGGAAGCAAATGGAGCAGGGACAGCGGGGGTCTGTTCCCAAGTGTGCCCCTGTTtaggagaaagaagaaactGTTCTACATAACTGTGCTAATCGAAAATTTGAGTTTTAAGAGCAACATCTTTGAGGAGATAGACAAGCAATGTGATTATCCAAACGAGAAGGACCTATTCGATAGTGTCCTGATAGATACGAAGGAcgatatgaaaaagaagaggaaaaccTTTCTCTACACCAAGCCGTTATTCAAACTGAATTTGCAATACCTATGCATTAACGACTATGTGTTTAGAATATACAATTTGTTTAAACTACAGAGTTATTACGACATTAGGAAAAACGTCCTAGAGTATGTCTACGAAACGaatccaaaaaataaaaaggtgaatGAAAATACCGTGTGTAGATACGTCTTCGAAATTGACGAGTCGAGTGAGTCTAACAGGAACGATAATGAGATGAATGACGAAGGAGAGAAGAAacgaaggaagagaaaacaTGAGGAAGAGTTATTAGGGGAGAATCAAATAGATACACAGGATGGATTTTCATCGCATAAGAGTTGTAGCCACGCTTACAATGAATACCAGCTAAACTCCATAGTGCAGgatgttaacaaaattgaaaataccTATTTTGCAAATGAACGAAGAATGAGCAATAAAATCGACTCattcaaaattgtaaatgtaGATAACAACAGTAAGAAAGTAACAGCAGAAATAGTGATAGACCTGAAGTACAAATACTACGAAAGAGTTAATAACGAGTGGAACATGATTAGACCGTGTGACATTTTATTTCTCGTTTGTGTAAAGAATTACACAAATCATTataggaataaaataaacgtgATTAATGATGGAGATTTGAAGAAGCTACTTGGAATTAATTACGTCAGAGGGTGTGAAGTGTTCAAGTATGCTAACTTTGTAGAAAACGGTGAAGATGAGGGAGATGCGGAGAAAAGCAGCTTGAAGAGAATCACTGTATACTTGGATTATCATCAGTATCAGAAGGATATTCTTAACGATCCAGAAATTTACAACTCATTCAATTTACTAGTGAGGAGGAAACAGAAGGAAAACAAtttcttctacattttgAACAACATCAAAACGTTAATTATGAATCCCGATGATGTGGTTATACCGTTTTGGGTgcatgatatatttttgggTTACTGTGATGGTTCGCTCAAGTATTACCAGAAGTCGCTGCCGGGGAGGGCCAACGCGGAGGGGGATAGTGAATCTGGGGGGGTATCGGGAGGAGAGAGCCAATCGGAGGAGGAATCTGGAGAAGAAAGCCAATCGGAGGACGAATCGGGAGGAGAAAGCCAATCGGAGGACGAATCAGCAGAGAATGCATCGGAAGAAGACTCATCAGACGATGCAAACAGtgatagtaaaaataaatcggGCAGACCCAGAGCGACGAAATTGTTGAAGAGCTCTCTGTCATGCAATCGAGAGAAGCTAAATTTTATAAGAAACCACATCGATGATATTAACTACTTGAACACGTTTATAAACATCTTACATGTGATAAAAACGACGAACGTTGCGTATCTTTGCATCGACTCGTCATACATGAATGTGTTTAGCGGTGGCGATAAAGGAGATGTGAAGAATCTACTGAATGAGTATATAGAGCCCCTATTTTTGAGCTACGTACCGATCAAatatggaaacaaaaaaaagtcactTGAAAAGGATGTGCTGCAAAGGAATATCCTCGAAAGTTTGTATTATCACATTTGTGTAATTAATGGGTACGCCACAGATGAGATGGGATTTGTCTCCAATTTTGTGGAAAACATTAGAGTTGCGCATCGGTATGGGGATTATTGTATCTTCCAATTTGTGTTTAAGGCGAAAGAGTATTTCTTAATTTTGAACAGCTACctgagaaggggaaaaagcggGAGAGGACACGTGGGGCCGCTTATCAAGGGGGAGGGACAGAAGAAGGGAGAAGAgaaagaaggtgaagaaggcaATGAGGACGAAATGGACGAACCGGATGGAGAGGTTACCACAATTGGTGACCGAAAACAAGTGCAAACTTTATTTGATCAAAATGTGGAACGCTCCATAGGATATTTAAGACTAAAAGGGGACATTTACAGGATACCGAACAGGATTTACGACGACCAGGACTACCCGTTAGAGGGGTTGCTTGTTCACacgaaaaagaggaacaGCACAAATGTGGCTTTGGTGAAGAGGGTAGGCACCGAAAATGGGGATGACGAGACAAACGTGGTAGAAGCAGCAAGTGGAGGCGAGGCGAAGAAAAGGATGTACTACACAGAAAGGCAAATCGAATGTATAAAGAGCGGGCTGTATGAAGGAATAACCATCATCGAGGGAGTTCCAGGCAGCGGAAAAACCAGCATACTAAACAAGATAATTAATATACTCTTTAACAACaaaacgaaggaaaaaattctcatatgtacacacagtAATAGTTGCCTGAactacatttttaacttaCTGGTTAAGGAAAATTTGATTCACCAAAAATATCTGTGCAGAGTAGGTATGGGAGAATTGGATATTGAAAATTTAAGAGCCGAGTACGAAGAAGTGGAAAGGAACTTAGCCAGAAATGATATTGGTAGGGGAAATGAGAGCAGCATGGTGAACAAAGCAGGGAACGATTTTTTTGATGAAGAcgataattttaatttttcgaaatatgGAAGAATCAATTATATGATCGACTTAAGACAAAAACTATTGAACGAAGTAAATCTGTTATCCGAATCGAGTAGCAGTCAGAAGATATATCACTGCTTGTCGGCTACCCAGTATTATGAGAATCATGTGAAAAAACgtatttcaaatttttttaagtttattgaaatttatagaaaaaacggaaatgaggaggattttttcaaatcgTGCATCACAGCATCGGTTGACGATTATGACGTATATAACTTATTTTTGTGCCCAAAGATGTACGTGGAAGGACGTGAAAATGTGGAGAATTTAAtctggggaggggggaaggaaacaACACGGTGTACTTCCAAGGAGATGGAAAAGCTACACATACTGGACGAAGACAAAGAGTgcttttatttaattcacCCAGAAGATCAATTGGGTAGTTTGCAGCTGAGCGTTTATAGTGTTCTTTTCCCGTTTAAGAAGTACCTAAATTTGAAGTTGCATAAAGTAGGCATCGATGAGTATTTGGAGTATAGGGGCGGTTTCCTCGAGAGGGAGAAAAGCGCAGGGGGGAGGGTaatggaagaagtggaaggagtggaaaaagtggacgaggtggaagaagtgcaaaaagtggaagcaaaagccgaacaagaaaaagggacaaacGATGAATTGTTAGCCCAATCGGGGGATATCCCCACCCAGCGCAGCATCTTCAACGGAGATGTAACCGGCATGACGTTCAAAAACGACGAGGACGATTTATACGTGAGCAAATACTATTTAGCAaagttgataaaaaatttcgaacaTCTGAATGACTGTAGAGCATTCGAGGTGTTAAAGAACCAGCGAGAAAGAGGAATGTACATCATAGCGAAGCTGGCCAGGGTCATCGCAATGACGTGTACACATGCAAGCATAAACAGAAGCAAAATAGCGAAACTACAGTTTTACTTTGACAATATTATTATCGATGAGTGCACCCAAATTACGGAAAATGACACGTTTTTACCCCTCCTTCTGCAAGAAAATAGATACTATAAGAGCaagttaaaaagaataattttcGTTGGGGATTCTAACCAGCTACCAcccattataaaaaataaatatataaaaaattttgcaaactaTGAACAGTCCTTGTATAAAAGATTTTTAAGACTAGAATTGCCATCCATTTATTTGAATGAACAGGGACGTATGAGAAATGAGATTtgtaacatatataaatatttttacagtaAGTACAATATCCAAATAGCCAATCTGGAATGCATTAATAGTGACAAATTTTCGAAGAATTTCAATCCAGGATTTACTTATACGTATCAGTTTATACACGTCGAGTCGGAGGAGTACGCACCGGTGCCTTATTTTTACCAAAATTTGTTAGAAGCAGAAATGGCTGTtgctatttttatgtacatgcgACTGTTAGGATATGCCAATGAAGTAATCACCATTTTGACCACTTACAATGGGCAGAAAGAACTCATACtagatattttaaaaaaaaaatgcctatACAATAAGTTAATCGGAATGCCAAAAAAAGTCACCACAGTGGACAAATATcagggaaaacaaaacgacTATGTAATTATTTCGCTCGTTCGGTCTAGAAGtattggttatatgaaaaatattaaaagacTTATTGTTGCGTTTTCACGTGCAAGATTTGGTTTATACGTAGTTGGAAATTATAATTTgtataagaaaaattacgaatTTAAGAAgccgctatatttttttaggaaGAACAGATTGGAGTTGTCCTTGCAAATGAACGAGCAGTTCGATACAGCCCAACGGGGGGATAGCTCCCCTACAGTCATCATAAAAGATTTGAATCACTTTTACTCAATTATATATTCCCTGGCGAATGCCCACCTGCAGCACGGTTGTGCGTAG
- a CDS encoding calcium-dependent protein kinase (putative) has translation MKIKNLLLKKRNNLSTSFCLESETNVLKDHIPIHTLKENHKTKVFYSYNLVDGYKYKIIIKRKKYNLKNAKLIISSLDHPYIIKLIHCCEYASSFISVFEFFSDTNLYSSVIFSAKYDEKRIKNIVYQIIRTVHYLHSNNLAHKQLLPQSFLIKSVNNEMMIKLEDVHKIKTYSSRPNSKIRGQNVYSIGLISNNRKREPNVQE, from the exons atgaaaatcaaaAACCTCCtgctcaaaaaaagaaataatctCTCAACGTCCTTCTGCCTGGAGTCAGAAACGAATGTACTAAAGGACCACATTCCGATCCATACGTTGAAAGAAAATCACAAAACTAAAGTGTTCTACAGTTATAACCTCGTAGATGgttataaatacaaaataattatcaaaaggaaaaaatataacttaaaaaatgccaaacTTATAATTTCTTCACTGGACCATCCATATATCATTAAGTTGATTCACTGTTGTGAATATGCCTCTTCGTTCATCAGCGTCTTTGAGTTTTTCTCAG ACACAAATTTATACTCCTCCGTAATTTTCTCCGcaaaatatgatgaaaagaGGATAAAGAATATAGTATATCAG ATCATACGAACGGTCCATTACCTGCACTCAAACAACTTAGCACACAA GCAACTACTTCCCCAAAGTTTCCTCATCAAATCCGTGAATAACGAAATGATGATTAAATTGGAAGACGTCCATAAAATTAAGACCTATTCTTCGAGAc CCAATTCAAAAATTAGGGGCCAAAACGTCTACAGCATTGGACTGATAAGTAATAACAGAAAGAGGGAACCAAATGTACAGGAGTGA
- a CDS encoding hypothetical protein (putative) has translation MKQTNFHNFLRLTYPKTQAKGQRGWNHYFSLHLPKEWFKENVKQNIYINFDMLRSIYDFWKKNAFKRYILNNISKFVVKEDIYSRLRSAREYNSLFFYFDIMEEGSIKYVQYFAIMKKLGLIDANIQASFNGLDISRSGQVQFSNIIACLLNGFIKIDKRMVLKFFKKVDYDNEGIITKKKLYKFYCMKSRNEIGSNDKRKFSKIL, from the exons ATGAAACAAACGAatttccacaattttttgcgtCTGACTTACCCCAAAACGCAAGCAAAAGGACAGCGCGGATGGAACcattatttttcacttcacCTGCCCAAGGAATGGTTTAAGGAGAACGTCAAGCAGAACATTTACATCAATTTCGACATGCTCAGGAG CATTTACGACTTTTGGAAAAAGAACGCCTTTAAAAGATACATCCTGAACAACATATCCAAGTTTGTAGTGAAGGAAGATATATACAGTAGGCTAAGAAGTGCACGTG AATATAACTCCCTATTTTTCTACTTTGATATAATGGAGGAGGGGtcaataaaatatgtgcaataTTTCgcaataatgaaaaaattgggcCTCATAGACGCCAAC ATACAAGCCTCGTTTAACGGACTGGACATTTCCAGAAGTGGACAAGTGCAATTCAGCA ACATAATCGCTTGTCTTTTAAATGGATTTATAAAGATTGATAAACGAATggtgttaaaattttttaaaaaagtggacTACGACAATGAAG GAATtatcaccaaaaaaaagctgtACAAATTTTACTGCATGAAAAGTAGAAACGAGATCGGCTCCAACGACAAGCGAAAATTTAGTAAGATTTTATGA
- a CDS encoding hypothetical protein (putative), translating to MEIAFDEEGNNANGKINRSPSNCANVSGVSSESVFGARKSSDDRDDDHGDGYHHGVSFYDAESVNGAKGHSERKFNSEEEHSEEHSEEHSEDLLKGNINEGGLLPRDEMYNSYTDDELEKFFEDEENEVDGMNNKSAHLMQGDRLGVDNSASIKGGAWLPRGDDNDLLKKVDSNFLMEEEYENFYSNQDFSPSIHGEEGGMKPFDEHKEEESDSSSHNDTVINKSFERHFTLGTKKLTLNTDVTDPKDLGNGPNDDLSFMSNSSHSAARSNLVEEEKKGESGGSNSARGDIESSKGGNIGDVGEGEGDPGGKNQNATVKEEKIKREDAGINSVEGETSKNEISQGDELNSPQKDDIKSTNEDKVKEERPNLCDDKKEDEEKDDVESEKLNNLDSLHYFENKESQESANNSKFLFKKKKIHEDQSTPLWYKHKRHFFIFTYSGKPVFTNMVMKKI from the exons ATGGAAATTGCTTTtgacgaagaaggaaataacGCAAATGGAAAGATCAATAGAAGCCCATCTAACTGTGCTAACGTTTCGGGGGTATCTTCCGAGTCGGTTTTTGGTGCAAGGAAAAGTAGCGACGATCGTGATGATGATCACGGCGATGGTTACCACCATG GTGTAAGCTTCTACGATGCGGAAAGTGTAAATGGGGCAAAAGGACATTCAGAGAGGAAATTCAACAGTGAGGAGGAACACTCGGAGGAGCACTCGGAAGAACACTCGGAGGATCTGCTAAAAGGGAATATTAATGAAGGGGGGTTGCTACCTCGAGACGAAATGTACAATTCCTACACGGATGACGAGTTGGAAAAGTTTTttgaggatgaagaaaatgaagtgGACGGAATGAACAACAAATCTGCGCATTTAATGCAGGGAGACCGCTTAGGAGTAGACAATTCTGCTTCGATAAAAGGTGGGGCATGGCTGCCAAGAGGGGACGATAACGATCTGCTCAAAAAAGTCgatagcaattttttaatggaaGAAGAATACGAAAATTTTTACAGTAACCAGgatttttccccctcgatACATGGCGAAGAGGGCGGAATGAAACCATTTGATGAACATAAAGAGGAAGAGTCAGACAGCTCCTCCCACAATGACACCGTTATCAATAAAAGTTTCGAGCGACATTTTACGTTGGGGACTAAGAAGCTGACGTTAAATACGGACGTCACAGACCCCAAGGATTTGGGAAACGGACCGAATGATGATTTGTCCTTTATGAGCAACTCGTCGCACAGTGCTGCGAGATCGAATTTGgtagaggaggagaaaaagggggagtcAGGTGGGAGTAACTCTGCGAGGGGAGATATCGAAAGCTCGAAGGGAGGCAATATTGGCGATGTTGGGGAGGGTGAAGGTGACcctggggggaaaaaccaaaACGCAACggtgaaagaagaaaaaataaagcgcgAAGACGCAGGCATTAACTCCGTCGAAGGGGAGAcatcaaaaaatgaaatttctcAGGGGGACGAGTTAAATAGTCCACAAAAGGATGACATCAAAAGCACGAATGAAGATAAggtgaaggaagaaaggcCCAATTTGtgtgatgataaaaaagaagatgaagaaaaagacgaTGTGGAAAGTGAAAAGTTGAACAATCTGGACAGTCTACactattttgaaaataaagaatctCAAGAGAGTGCAAATAattcgaaatttttatttaagaaaaaaaaaatccatgaAGATCAAAGCACCCCCTTGTGGTATAAACACAAAAggcacttttttattttcacctaTTCAGGGAAACCAGTCTTTACAAATATggtaatgaagaaaatttga
- a CDS encoding protein disulfide isomerase (putative) — MAKITKSFVLLLILTILKICYSQDVIELNDSNFENLTQISTGNTTGSWFIKFYAPWCSHCKAMTKTWTQLAADLKGTVNVAKIDVTTNSKTRKRFKIEGFPTIIYFKNGKMYDYKNHDRSLEAFKMFVHETYKNVKASDPPKPLSYLDVLKDMANETFSNIDRIYKYAFPSLMAIIVVSFLMGFISAFILYKYCLCTNSSQDKHAKKKD; from the exons atggcaaaaattacaaaaagtttTGTATTGTTACttattttaacaattttgaaaatatgctACTCTCAAGATGTAATCGAATTGAATGACTCGAACTTTGAAAATTTAACTCAGATATCAACGGGGAACACCACAG GATCATGGTTCATTAAGTTTTACGCCCCCTGGTGCTCGCATTGCAAAGCCATGACGAAGACCTGGACGCAGCTGGCCGCAGACTTGAAGGGAACTGTGAATGTTGCTAAAATTGACGTCACCACAAATTCAAAGACAAGAAAAAGATTTAAAATTGAAGGCTTTCCAAcaatcatatattttaaaaatggaaaaatgtaCGATTATAAAAATCATGATAGGTCATTAGAAGCGTTTAAAATGTTCGTGCATGAAacgtataaaaatgtaaaggcATCAGACCCACCTAAACCTCTCAGCTATTTGGATGTTCTCAAAGACATGGCAAATGAAACCTTTTCAAATATTGATAGAATCTACAAATATGCCTTCCCCTCACTCATGGCCATTATCGTtgtgtcatttttaatgGGATTCATTTcagcttttattttatacaaatattGTTTGTGCACGAATAGTTCACAAGATAAGCATGCCAAAAAGAAAGATTAA